From Salinirubellus salinus, the proteins below share one genomic window:
- the rpsJ gene encoding 30S ribosomal protein S10, with amino-acid sequence MQQARVRLAGTSPQDLDTICGDVRDIAEKTGVQLSGPVPLPTKHLEVPTRKSPDGEGTATWEHWEMRVHKRLIDIDADERALRQLMRIQVPNDVSIEIVLED; translated from the coding sequence ATGCAACAGGCACGCGTCCGCCTCGCGGGGACCAGCCCGCAGGACCTGGATACGATCTGCGGCGACGTCCGCGACATCGCGGAGAAGACGGGCGTCCAGCTCAGCGGCCCGGTGCCGCTGCCCACGAAGCACCTCGAGGTGCCGACCCGCAAGTCCCCCGACGGTGAGGGGACCGCGACGTGGGAACACTGGGAGATGCGCGTCCACAAGCGTCTGATCGACATCGACGCCGACGAACGCGCGCTCCGCCAGCTGATGCGGATCCAGGTTCCCAACGACGTCTCCATCGAGATCGTCCTGGAAGATTAG